The DNA sequence taggTCGGGTGAATAGACTGGCCTATGGCCCTAATTTTAGCATGctttcgctttgagttcctggaatgagttcctgctatttttctgaaaataaaatccagtgaaatcctgtgaaatcctgtgtattaaatctaaaagaataacacaaggttttaagttgacatgtttattaaagaacaatggtacaagcatagaacaatgcaaaacagttcaataagcataaaacagttcaataagcataaaaacagttcaataagcataacAGTTCAAGCACAGTCCATTACTTTCTGCTgagtttcttcttcttttttggcCGTTCTTCAGTAGGTGCGATTGGATTCCACATCTCTAACGGTGTGTATTCTCTCTTCACAGGGGATTTTGAGCCAGGTACGGGCCCAATCATCGCATCTATTTCCAGTTGTTCTTCTGGACACTCACTAATCCagtgtcctatttttccgcattTGTAGCATGGAtccttttgtttggttttcttgcTGGTCTGTTGAGAATCTACCGACCACGATTTCTTACTGGTCTGCGGATAATCTGTTTTCTGTGGGCAATTCGGCGACCAATGTCCTGTTTCTCCACACGTGTAGCACGGGTTAGCAGTGTAATCTGGAGTGTATTCCTTCCTAGGTTTTTTAGAAGTCAGCTCTTCCAGCTTCTTCAGTAGGACTGTGGTATGATTTCCAATCTCATTACTCAGCACATTAATGCGGTTAACGATCCCGTCTAGTGTCGTGGTAATGATCGCAAAGTCTTCTTTGTTCATGGTCGGAGGGTCATTCTGAGCGTTGTAGAGGCCCAGTTCCAGTCCCGTAGCGTCCTGTGAATCGGGAAAATAGAAGCCTAATCCCGGGTCTGTCGGATTCTGGCTAGGGAGGTAATCcgaggtctgggccatcttctCTTGTCGAGCAATGGGGTATGGAGTCGTGAGCAACAAGTTCGAGGTCTTCCCCAGTTCAGTCTTCTGATCGTCACTCTTAGCTttcttcagttcaatgtagtctTTCTGTGGTCCCATCTGTTTCTGTACCagctgatctattttcttctgagCTTTGTCCACAAATTCTAGTTGTTTCTGAGCCATGTCTTCTGGAAGGTGATTGAAGATCGAATGAGGACTGACAGTGGGGCTCCGCTTTTATAGCCAGCAAAATGTCTAGACTATTCTGTCTCGTGGGGGCACGTGGGGAGCACGTGGTTGCATCatctttttctggaaaaaccgGTTTCAGCTAGAACATcgcgcgaccagcgcgtgctagtgcactaattgaacttgaaaagccggtttctcgcgaccagcgcgtgctagtgcacattggtacacattgacttttagtggaatggaacttatattggtgtttaaagtagccctaaaaagggctgtgcatgaagtttttatttttaaaaatggccggCTTCATACGCAGGTTCTTCTATATACACGTGTAAGTCATGATCTTCGGATATAATGTGTTGTACTAATTGTCGAGCTCTTCTCCCGGGGAAACGTATCTCTTCGACGGTTTCCCACATCCAGTGTGCATCCCaaaacaatacccatacacttcTTCGGTAACGTGGTTTCTCCAGTCGAATAAATCCCGATACTTTTTGAGTGCCGTTAAATAACGTGTAAAACTGGTAAATCATGTACTGTATGAGGGGGGAATTTTTCAGGTACATGTCACTTAAACGCAGGCAAATATCCTCCACTGTTTCATGTGACCGCAATACATAGtcaaaacaccaatttttagatCGCCCCCAGCGTAATCGATGGCGACATCTCTGTACTAAATTGTCCCAGATCTCCATCTCGTCTACATAATCTTCTACTATGGTTAAATTCTCCACTTGTTGTATTCCCTGGCGGCGGTGTCTCGCTCTTAAAATTCTCCGTGTATCCATGACTGAAGGTCAGACAAGAATGACTGTAGAAAAACCAGCTGACGTACAGGTGCTTGATCACGTGGTGCAggtgtttgatcacgtgatgcATAACCTTTTATCTATAAATACAGGTGTTTTCTGAACGTTCGTTATACACTATGGGCGGCAGTGCTACTACGAGAATGAATGGATATAGCTATGTACTACAATGTATGAACGTGGCCTTACATGACCCTGTCATTCAAAATGCTCGTCAATTTGTACAACAGATGTCACCGGAGGTCAGAAATGTACATAGTTTTCAACGGATTGCTGATTCATTAGCGGAGAATACCAATACGGGACGTTTACtcatgatttatttgtatgctGAGGAATTGAAACAGAATCTTCCAGACCAGATGAGTGACATTGATCGGATCTTACGCGATTGTTTACAAAAAGGATTCGTGGAACTGATTCGTATGAAAGGAATGGCTGTCGTGTTATAAAACAAGAacgttttggaattttttcattttgatcatcaTGGCTGAATTGACCAACAACGTTCTTACCGCTGTACTACAGCATTTCAAGGACTACAAAGAATCGGTGAACAACGCTCGTAGCGCTGCATTACAGTGTATCAAGGACTGGAAAGAAAAACAGCCGTTGAGATATAAATTCGCCATGAAGTTGTTGATCTTTTGGGAATTTCCTATGACCTTATATGAATATTCCGGCGTTTGCAAGCATATAGCCGACAACCTGAACAGAGAGTCTGGATTGATCATGATTTATACCATGGAGCAAGAATTTAGACGACGGGAACCTGAGAAGACTGGGGCGATTGTAGCGATTACCGATCACTGGTTGGAAAAGGTGTATAAAAAAACCTAACcgtttttcttttcctttattcCTGGAGGATGGCGAGCAGTGACAACATCGCAGAAAAAGCGCATAACCATGCATTAGAATGGGTGGAGAAAATGCAAGACGATACGGTGTTTCAAGCTGTTAAAAATTATCTGATAGCGGGAGTGTTTCCAATGACTCTGGACGAATATACAGATCTACGGAACCGGATATACATCAATGTCTATAACGATGCGGgattgatgttaatttatgtcCTGGGGGAGGAATTCAAGAAACGCATGCCTGAAAAAACCACCGAGATTGAAAGTATCACCAAGGACTGGCTTCGAGAAGTATACATAAAGTGTGAAgaacttaattcatttcatttattcccGGAGGATGGCCAGCAGTGACCACATCACAGAGAAAGCGATAACTTATGTATTGGATTATCTCACATACATTCATTCTTGGCAGTTTGAATTTGTGTTACACTATCTGCGAGAAGAATTATTTCCCATCAGCTTAAAGGACTATCCATGTCTCTGTCAGTATTTGATCGAGAACCGGATCACCCCGCAAGCCTTAGTACTGATTCATTTAATGGGCCAGGATTTGAAACGAATTCGACCCACAGACAGTGCAGAAATCGAGAAAATCAGACTACGATGTCTTCGAGAGATGTACGTAAAGTTAAACGTGTGACTTTTAATCTGGATCATAATGAAGTGTATCTGTTACCCGAAGAAGACCGAACAAGTATCTGGATGACTGTAGCCGCTGATCGATATCGATTTCAACGCAGAATtcgagaaatggaaaaaatgttggaccctattttaaaaagacatgtgcattggtgttgtgtgtgggagttatgtatttgaaatatgtgacatgaataaaattgtttacacgaaagctgtgtttggttgagtctctcagagaagggtttatttgttgaggaatccagaaaatcctaaaggtagagtgaaaatcgaatcaaataaggtgttttCTATCGAATAGACCTTATGAGATGTTGTTAGGGATGTACATGGTCgagaaatacatttttaaagaggtggtgaagaaacattgaacctcgactcgacctctttaaccgctgtttctttgaaaactatgcgacgtagcaaaataaaaataagtttaacgcATTCGCCGTCTcagaatctatcagattaaatctaccttgcacagatatcgaatgtctagaaaaagacaatgagaaaaaactctctactcgaaagcacaaatccgCCATTTTGACGGCCGCCATCTTGCcttcgtctccgaagcgagggatgttttcgaggaggtccgcgctttcctgatatataccggcgcactcgccagttcgcttcactggtgatcCAGCACAGCTTTTTAAGTTAtagaagaaagaagaaagaagaaagaagaatggCTACAAGAAGAGACCCGCTCTACAATTTCCAGACCTTGCCTGGATTCCGGTACCGGCTGGTAGTGGTGGCTGAGGAACGGGTAGGGGAGAATTGGGTCGTGCGTTCTGAGAACGACCTGAGCACCTTCTCCCCTTTCGACCAGAGTGGGGTCCGTGAGATCATCTGCCGGGTGCGGGCCGAGTATGAAGGGAGGGCACCCCGCCGCCGCACCGCCCGGATCTCCACGGCCACGAGACCGCGCCGACGGGCCCCACAACCAccctcaccaccaccaccttacTCCCCGGCGACGGCTACAACACCACCACCAGCGATCCCATCGGCACCGGAGGAATACAGCCCGGTGCCGATGAGCGACTCACCAGCGTCACCGGTGGAGTATTCACCGCGGTCACCGTCCCCCGCACCACCTCCCAGTCCAGCCCAGAGTCCGTCGCTGTTGGTGGCCGACACGTCATCACCACCGAGACCAGCAGCCCCTGCAAGACCCCCACCACCTACCATCCGGTTTGCAGGGAGGACTCCACCACCGAGGCCAACCCACGCACCGGTGGCAACTCATCCCCCGAGGAACCACCCTATGACTGTCCCTGGCTGGGCAGATAGGGCGGTTCCTATCTGGTTTAAGTGCCCTGTCTGCTGGCAAGACAGGGTACACTCCGGTATCACGTGCAGGGGATGTGGGCAGCGCCCAGCTTGCTGCTCGTGCGTGGAAGAGTTACAGGAGCGGCGACACACCCGGGGACGGTGCCCGTTATGCCGGTTTACCGGAACCAGGGAATGAAAGTCGGTCCTTAGGACCAaacggcccttttcagggccaccaacttttttgaaaagacactttttatggcaaaaatcaagaaacacacaagtttgttttaaaaaagttttattaacaCAAGTAATAGCTAGAATAAAGCTATAATaaagttacattttcttgacaatgtaaacatgtttatgatacTGATAAGCAAAGTCACAAATCCATTGTCTATAATGAGTCCAATTGCCTCCGGCTAATCCACATCCAATACGATAAGGAAACGCTAAAGTCTGGTAAGACAAAGTGCCTAATTCctgtaaacattgttgaaaccaAAGTTCACGTTGTTCGGGGGTATCGGCATACAGGGGTAAGCGTCGAGTGCCTCTCCCGTAATCCCATTGCGCTAACAAACAGATCACATCAGGATGAGTAGAATGAGGCATAATACACACAGTACCCGGTATTCCTCGATCCGCTGCTATAGCTAAATTTCTCCATCCTAAAGGTTGTCGGGTCGCATACAGATTAGCCCAAGGAAATCGGTCGGCAATACGTTGACTTAATCCATGAGGTTTCACcgttaaacagttacattgttgtacaataGCATCCACCCAAGGTAGAGATAATACATCTCCTCGTAGATCCGTCACCGACATGCTGGTTGACAGGTCTCACAGGTACACGTTGACCGGGGTTCTTGACTGTAAGGACAATGTTGAAACAGGTGGGGTTTAAACTTTCTCCGAGTCCAGCGCTCTCTAAACTCCTGACAGATCTCACAGGTACAGTCCTTATGCGCTATTTCTTCTTCAGGGGTGATGGTACAATGCTGCGGACACTTACACGGTAGCCAGGGTTCTCTAGTGTGACCACAACATTTATAGACAAAGGGACAATAATTCAGCTCTGCCATATACTCTATCCACTTATGTTTGGCcaggatgttttcttttttataatgaaaacagcCACAAGTTCTCCAAGGTCCTCGGCAATACCcacacactagtacatctttcTCATCGTGCACGTACCGTTCAaacgacatgattgagaaaaatggtaacAAGTGACCTATTTATTTAGTGTTTTTTGATGAGTCATGAACATGACGTCAGCCATCTGAGGTaggggatgttttcgaggacgTCCGCGCTCTCGCCTTTTTAAACCGAGCGCAACGTCAAAATCGAGCATTccgattttttaaaggaaccagaACCATGAGCCGCAGAGTAGGACCAGACCCTACGGTGaatgattatttttacaaatgcGAGGAGGATTGGGACGAAGAGATTGCTCCGCCGGCCTCACGGGAGGCTCTTCCCCCACCACCCATGAGCCAGGATCTTCCCCCGCCAGAGGAAAACTGGGACGCAGAGATGGAAGTGGTGCAGCGGCCTCCGGGGAGATTGTTTTTTAATAAACACGGGTTGCCTGTTTTTGTGTTTGACCACGAGCAACTCCCGGAGGAGCagaaaaagaagagaagaaagaagaagaagaagaacagaCAGTGAGAGGGGGACAGAAAAGAAGAGAAGGAGAagagagaagaagaagaagaagagaaaagaccaagaacagagagagaaagaaaacagcccttttcagggctacccattctttttgaaaagacatggttgattacaatgacaagaaaaaaaaattttttttccaaCGTTTTATTAAACTCCAACtatgaacaataacaataacataGTTTACAATACATTCAGTCTTTGACATTGACAAGTTTGTCCTTGATGGGTTCTCGGTTTTCGGAAGGTCTCTTTAAACCAATCAGCCACAAAACGATCTCGTTGTAAGGCCGTGCCTTTCCAGGGAAGTAACCATTCTTGTACGGTGCTTCTATGTCGATGGCGTTGatgtaaaaaatacacacagtattGTCCACAGACATCCGTATTCAAATCTTGATAACAATGGGTGTTATGAATCCAAGTCTCTCCGTGGCGTTGAATAAAGTCTTGGATGTCTTTATGGTTGGGAGGTAATccgtaagaatcaaaatattcgACGGTAGGGCTACTCAAATACAAACAGACCCAATGCGCTCCAGGGCGATCGTGAGGGTCTGTATTCACCACGATGGCTTTGTGATGAGGTAACAGCTCAGGTATGACATCTCGAGGATACACACCGGCAAACGCCGGTCCTAAATCTCGTTGTAAAACATCTCTCAATTGCTGAGTATCCATCAGTAATCGATGCTGACTTCtcgttgtttgttgatttctagCAGATTGTCGAACACGGCATACACCACACAGTTTAAGGTCCTGGCTACGTTGGCGGCAAATTGCACTTCCACTCTCAAGTTCCCCGtctgtatgagatgaaatttatccgtCTGGGCTTCTTGATCTTTCGTGAAATCCACACACCAGAGGGTGTAACCGTTTTTATACTCTTCTAGGGTAATGTCCGGAGCCCAGTCCTGGCCTAATTTTCCCAAACCTTTGTACAGACTCAAATACGATCTCAGGTACTGATCGTCGGTGAAATTAGGTTCCAAAGGTCGGGTTTCCATCATTtctccattgatactgatttctaatttcttgactctctcattttggaaatgaaaggGGTTTCGGGTATTATCCCCATTAAAAGCCGCATTGTCCACAAAACCCAACACGATCAGTTTAGGCATCTGTCCTTGAAACAGATGATCGGTGATTTTAGATTGGGTGCCACTAGGAATGGTGAAGGTTTTCACTTCCACTCGTCTCAATGGATATTTCGCCGTTTGAGTACTCAGTTGCTGATTGATGAGATTAATGATACTCGGCACAGGTTTGACTTTTCTCACCCACAAGATCATACTTTGAATGACCACTTTCCCACTACTCCCGGCATCGGTCATCATGTAGAACTGAGGTCGAGCGCGATTGAATCGGAGACGGACATCCACGCCATTAGGGAGACATTTCTCTTGCTCAAACAAATCCAGATGTAATCGATCCATCAACACGATCTCCTTACTGTCTGTAATCTTCTCGTGACGTTTTCTCAACCCTACATTCTTGGAATCATCCGGATACTCGGGAGTCGGGATGACGGCCGCGATGTTGACTTTGTTATTCACTACTGCAAATTCGATAGGAGTTTGAGCCAGAGCTTCTAATTTGACCTCATCCATATGTCCTGCCGTATCTTTTTCCCACAAGCTACAGGCTCTCATCTGGGTTTCCAGAGTCTTGGGTGCATAAGACAACAATTTCTCCAGATACGCTTTGTAGGGATAAGTATCCGTCCCCGGGGTAATGACTTTTCCATTGAGACTGACATCGATTTCACTGAACAAGGAATGGAGAATGTTATTCACGGGGGTCGAGGTCGAATGGCCTCCTGTGAGATTCGTTCCATTGGCTTTCGTGAATTTACATACCATCTGGAGATACGATTGAgataaatccagatattcatctccttgtcctttgatttcaaattcaatcggAGCCGTATCCGAGTTGAGGGTACTGGAAATGGGGTAATATTCCATCCATTTCGAATCTTCTAAAGTGACGTTGGTCGGGGGCACTTTAAACAGTTCTAAACTGTCGGTGCCACAAGCGCAAGATTCTCGGTGCATCATATTGGAACGATGTGTTACTCAGCGTGAACTGGGATCAAATGTGTTCTGGTCTCCTTCTCACTCCCTTTTTATAGGGTTCTCAGTCGAAAATATCCAGAGAGCGTTTTGGCTTACCCCTTTTCACTAGCTTCCTACCTCCCTTCCTAGATCGCTTCCTAGGTTGCTTCCTAGGTCTCTTATGAGGCCCTCCCCGAGCTAAGATacgttgttttcttttaacagATCCTTTTCCTTCCTGTATTCCCACCTGTTTTACCGTCTGTTTTCTTTTGAGGGTCGTGGTTCCAGGCTTCCTGAGTATTCCTGTGCGTGCTTTTCTTCCTCGTTTGGATGGGGCTTTTCGAGATCTTCGCCTACGGGCATACCC is a window from the Ostrea edulis chromosome 5, xbOstEdul1.1, whole genome shotgun sequence genome containing:
- the LOC130054499 gene encoding uncharacterized protein F54H12.2-like, translating into MMHRESCACGTDSLELFKVPPTNVTLEDSKWMEYYPISSTLNSDTAPIEFEIKGQGDEYLDLSQSYLQMVCKFTKANGTNLTGGHSTSTPVNNILHSLFSEIDVSLNGKVITPGTDTYPYKAYLEKLLSYAPKTLETQMRACSLWEKDTAGHMDEVKLEALAQTPIEFAVVNNKVNIAAVIPTPEYPDDSKNVGLRKRHEKITDSKEIVLMDRLHLDLFEQEKCLPNGVDVRLRFNRARPQFYMMTDAGSSGKVVIQSMILWVRKVKPVPSIINLINQQLSTQTAKYPLRRVEVKTFTIPSGTQSKITDHLFQGQMPKLIVLGQDWAPDITLEEYKNGYTLWCVDFTKDQEAQTDKFHLIQTGNLRVEVQFAANVARTLNCVVYAVFDNLLEINKQREVSIDY
- the LOC125676736 gene encoding uncharacterized protein LOC125676736, with amino-acid sequence MATRRDPLYNFQTLPGFRYRLVVVAEERVGENWVVRSENDLSTFSPFDQSGVREIICRVRAEYEGRAPRRRTARISTATRPRRRAPQPPSPPPPYSPATATTPPPAIPSAPEEYSPVPMSDSPASPVEYSPRSPSPAPPPSPAQSPSLLVADTSSPPRPAAPARPPPPTIRFAGRTPPPRPTHAPVATHPPRNHPMTVPGWADRAVPIWFKCPVCWQDRVHSGITCRGCGQRPACCSCVEELQERRHTRGRCPLCRFTGTRE